ACGTGGTGGATCCGGCGGGTAAGGTCTTCCTGTTCGCTACGGCTACGGGCGGGACACTCTACGACGTCGCTAAGACCCACGGAGCTCCTGCGGTAACGTTCGGAACAGTCGTGCGTCGCTCTTTCACCAGGGCGTGTGTGGAAAGGGCACTGAGGTTAGCCGGCAGGTACGGGACAGGCATCACGATAGTTGTCTCGTCGATCTTCGCCCCGGAAGACTTAGACGCCGGCGCGAGGATTTTCGAGGAGGCCTGTAAGGCCATCACGGAAAGCATCTGTGAAGAACGGTTCGAGGATGTCGTTTCGAGACTGTAGGGGAGACTCCGATTGGGACGGTACGTGGACAGGTACCCGGACGAGAACGGGTATTTCGGTGAGTACGGAGGGCGTTTCGTGCCGGAGACACTCATGCCCGCGCTGGAGGAACTAGAGGATGCGTTCAAAGAAGCGCGTGAAGACCCAGAGTTCTGGGAAGAACTCGACGAACTGTGGCGGAAATACGCAGGGCGCCCGACTCCACTGTACTACGCACGGAACCTGTCGCGGAAACTCGGCGTCAAGGTGTACCTCAAGCGCGAAGACTTGGTCCACGGTGGGGCACACAAGCTGAACAACACCTTAGGCCAGGCCCTACTCGCCGACCGTATGGGTAAGAACCGCATCATCGCGGAGACCGGTGCCGGACAACACGGGCTCGCCACCGCCATGGCCGGGGCCGCGCTGGGCAAGAAAGTCGAGATCTACATGGGGGCCATCGACGTAGAGCGCCAGAAACACAACGTCTTCAGGATAGAGCTGATGGGGGCCAAAGTCCACCCCGTGAAAGCCGGAACGCAGACACTCAAGGACGCGATCAACGAAGCGCTGCGCGACTGGATAACGAACCTCGAGACTACTCATTACCTCTTGGGTTCCGTCGTCGGACCGCACCCTTACCCGTGGATTGTCCGCGAGTTTCAGCGGGTAATCGGCAGGGAGACGAGGGATCAGATCATGGAGTTAGAGGGAGGTCTTCCAGACGCGATCGTGGCGTGTACGGGTGGAGGCAGTAACTCCATCGGGATATTCTACGACTTCCTGGACGATGAGGAAGTAGCGCTCTACGCCGTCGAGGCCGGTGGCAAGGGATTGGACACTGACGAGCATTCGGCCTCGCTGTGCGCCGGGGAAGTTGGAGTTCTCCACGGCTGTCTGACCAAGGTCCTCCAGGACGAGCACGGCCAGATCCGACCGACACACAGCGTCGCACCTGGACTCGACTATCCTGGAGTGGGTCCGGAGCTTGCGTTTCTAGTGGACGAAGGTAGAGTCACCGCCGACGCCGTGACGGACGAGGAAGCGCTGCGTGGTTTCGTCATACTGAACGAAACCGAAGGGATACTCCCGGCGCTCGAATCCGCACACGCTATCTATTACGTGAAAAAGCTAGTAGAGAAAGGTGAATTAGACCGTGGGGACGTTGTCGTCGTGAACCTGTCGGGGAGGGGCGACAAGGATGTAAGGATAGCGGCGAAGGAACTGGGGGTGGAGATCTAACTATCCCTATCCCTTCGGCGTTATACGGAACTCACAGACGTCGTCGCCCACCAGCTGGCACTTCGTCTCCTCGATTTCCATGCTCTTACCGTATTTAAGCTCCGCTAGTTTTCGGAATAAGGCCTGCTCCAGCTCGCAGGCTGGCTCGGTAAACTCCATTTCCTCTTTAACCTCGGGGTTCTCCTCGTAGAACTCCACCGTAACCGTCGTCTCTACGGTGATGACTATTTCTTCTGGGTCCTCCTTATCGCCCGCAAAGTCAACTTTTATCCCCTCCATGCCCATATCCTCGAGCAACTCCAGCATCTCTTCAAGAGAGTCCGCACGCTCGTAGACGATTTCCGCGAGGAACTCTCCCTTCTCTCCCGCTCCCTCTTCCAAGTCTTTTATCAACTCATCCAAGGGGGAAGACCCCGACTTGAAGTATTTCAAGAGGCTATCCGATCGGGAGCGCGCGATATTCGAGGCTGGAATCACGCTAGGCGCTATATATCATCAGTTCTGCGGCACGCCTGTATCACCTGGCACCGCGGAGGAGGTGGCTAAGTGTATCGAACATGCTGCCCTACTTCAACCCTGTGTAATCGATGCTCGGGTGGAGGTAGACGTATCGTCTGAGGACACTGACAACTACGGTGGGTACACGGAGGTTTCAGGCCGGAACCTACGAGTTACGATTGTAACTAGGTGCGGGGAGTGGGAAGCCGTAGGGAAGCTCGAGTTTATCGAGGAGCTTAATTATCCCCTCATGTGGGTCGAGAAGGTCCGGCGGGTGGAACAGTGACCGTTATCGGGATAGCCGCCGACTTCGACCCGCCCCACCTGGGACACGCTTACCTGTTAGACCGTGCTCGAGACTTCGGCGACGAAGTCGTGGTGTTCCTCAACGCTGATTACACCGCGCACCATACCCCACCTCTTCTACCGTACCGTTTACGCCGCGAAGTAGTGTTAGAGCTCGGCGCAGACGAGGTGATACCGGTCCGAGGGTACCACCAGCGATTTCCACTTGCCTACACGGTCCCCGTGCGAGTCAGGCTCATGGCGGAAGAGGGCGTGGATATCATCCTCGACGCTGGACCGTCGCGGGACCTCGATCGGCTCCGTGAGCACGTCGAGAGGGTGTTGGAGGTAGGTGACCTCTTCTCCATCCCTCCAAACGTTCCGGACCGTAATGTGGTACGATGGTTGGCAGCAGTCGAGTACGTGAACCGAGAGTTGGGAACGGACGTCGAACTACTCCTTGTTCCGGAGCTCGAAGAGTATTCCGGTCGCAAGATAAGAGCCGCGCTCCGGCGTTCCGGTTATTCACCCGATTCGCTTGGAAAAGTTAGGCGTTATCTGCCCAGAGAGACGTTCAAAAAACTTGAACGATACCTCAGGGAACGAACACCACCAATAGCCCAGCGGAAGGAGCTTCTCGACGTCTTGAACCGCGCGCCGAGCTACGAGCTCTGTAGTATCGCACACCTCAATACCATCGCCGTTCGGGAGATCCTCAGAGGGCGTCCTTTCAGGTCGGAGCGTCAAATTTGGGGAGCACTCCGCAGGGCTGACTACGGTTCGGTGCTCACGCGACTCGCGTTGGCGAACACCGAATGTCGCGTAACCTCGGGCGAGATCGCTCGGATCGCCCTAAGCTGGTGTGTCGAGCGTCTTGTCCCGGAAAACCAATCTCCCGACTCGATGTACCGGCGCGATTGGTTCGTGGCAGCTCTTTCCAGCCGCGGAATTAAGGCCCGAGATGCGGATCAGCTGTACAGGCGAGCGAACTCCTACGGGGAGGCTCGTCGATTGGCTCGTAGACGTTACGGCGTCGATCCCGGAGTCCCGAGGTTTGAGACCTTCATAGGTGAAGCTAGGGTTTCTGACGGAGAATACAGTCCGGCTATATCATCTAACGGCCGGTTAGGAGTCGTCGAGGGCGGGTTTCAGGAACTGCGCGCGACGGCATTTGGGGCCACGTTGCTCAGGTACGTCTTGGACGACCCCTTCGTGGACGCCGTGATTCGGGTGGAAGACGAGGAGGCCAGACTGATCGTTTTCCCGGGGGATCTGTCGTGAGGAGGATTTGGTTCTACTTGAGCTCGAAGAATAAGTACAGCCTGGCGCATGTGCTCGGGGCTGTGGAGACCTGTGCTCCCGAGCTAATCCCGTACATCGAGGTCTCCAGGAACCCGAATCCTAAGCCCGGGGACGTCGTGGTGTTCTCGTTCAACACGTTCATGGCACCCGAAGTCTTCGAGATGGTGGAACGTTTCCATGATGACGTGGTAAAACTGGCGGGCGGTCCACACCCATCGGCCCGACCGGACCAGTGTCTCGATCACGGGTTCGACATCGTCCTGATCGGGGAGGGGGAGAAGGTAGTCCCGGAGATACTCCGTGAACTCGTTCGCGGTAAGGAACCTGAGGAACGCCCCGGCGTTTACCTAGGCGAGGGGAAACCCCAACCAGCCCCGCGGGTGGGGGATCTGGACAGTTTTCCGCCGTACTCCGAGGGTTTTCGCATATTCTGTCCCCTCGAAATCACCCGAGGATGCCCTTGGGGTTGTGCCTTCTGTCAGGTCACCAGACTCTTCGGGTCGAAGCCACGACATCGATCCGTTGAGGATGTGGTCCGTTGGGTCAGGAGGGGAGTCGAGCGGTACGGTCACACCTTCGTTCGCTTCGTCGCTCCGGATGCCCTGGCCTACGGGTCACCCGACGGTGTCCGGCTGAAGCCGGATCGGATTGAGCGTCTCCTGCGATCACTCCGATCGGTTGAGGGTCTAGAAAAGGTGTTTTTCGGTAGCTTTCCGTCGGAGCTCAGACCCGACTCCATCGCCAAAGAGGATGCCATTGAACTGATAGCTCACTACGCGGACAACGAGCGTGTTAACATCGGGGCTCAGTCTGGGAGTGAGCGAGTACTCAAGAGGATCAAGCGAGGGCATACTGTGGAGGACGTCGAAGTGGCCGTAGAGAAGGCGCTTGAAGTCGGTCTAAAACCTGTGGTCGACTTCATCTTCGGGTTACCCGGGGAGACGGAGGAGGACCAGTTAGCGTCAGTAGAACTCGCACGGTGGGTGATTAAGCGAGGTGGTGAAGTCAGACTCCACTACTTCATGCCACTGCCCAAAACACCGCTGGAGAAGGAGGAACCAGCACCGCTCTCGTCCAAGATCCGCCGGATACTCGGACGGTGGACCCAAGAGGGTAAGGCGGAAGGCGCGTGGGGACACCAGATGAGGCTCTCTAGGATAGCGATGAAAGTCGTGGGAGAGTAGTGAGAATTTGATGTTCTCGTGCTAATCCCGGCCGCATGGCGTCGGACGGGCGGGCAACCCGGTACTGGACCTCGCGCTCGTCGCCATCCCGACCAGGCTCACTGCTCGTCTCGGACTCGACACTGTCGATGGATGACGATGCTAGATCAGGATCGGCACCACTCGACGAGCGACTCGAACAACCGTAAACCGTCATCGGAGTTAAGGAGACTGTGAGCCGCGCGCTCCGGGTGAGGCATCATTCCGATGACGTTCCCATCATCGTTCACAACTCCTGCAATACAACCGACGGAGCCGTTGGGGTTGTACTCCTCTGAGACATCTCCGTCTGGTCCGCAGAACCTGAACACCACGTTATCCTCGATCTCCTCCGGGTTCTCGTAGTAGTACCGACCCTCCGCATGGGCGATCGGGACTCGGATGACTTCGCCCTCTTCGTACTTGGTCGTGAACGGGGTGTTAGTACGTTCCACGCGTAAGTAGACCCAATCGCAGATGAACCTGTTCCCGACGTTGACCGTGAGAGTACCCGGGATGAGCTCCGCTTCGGCTAGTATCTGCATTCCGTTGCACACTCCCAGCACTGGGAGCCCTTCCTCTACACACTCTCGGATCTCCTCTAGAATCGGGGATAGCGCGGCGATGGCACCCGCTCGGATGTAATCCCCGTAGGTGAATCCACCCGGAATGATCACAGCGTCGAAGGACTCTAACCCACCATCTTCGTGCCAGACGAACTCCGGATCTCCACTAGCGAGCTTCACCGCCCATGCCATCTCGAGATCGCAGTTCGTGCCGGGAAACCTAATGATGGCCACGCGGACCAAACTCAGGCCCCCGATGATGATCTACCCCGGGACCGAGGTGGTGGGGAGTCCCAAGTACACCGAGGGGCTCACTCGACGGTTTCGATCTCGTAGTCTTCGACGACCGGATTCGCGAGTAGCCTTCGACACATCTCATCGGCGATCTCTATTGCCTTTTTTTCGTCGTCGATGTCTAGCTCGATCCTGTAGATCTTGGCTGTTCGAACGTCTTCCACCTCCTCGTATCCCAGTCGGTGTAGCGCCCTTTTCACGGTCTCACCTTCTGGATCCAATGCCTTCGGTTTCAAGCTCACGCGAACCTCAACGGTTACCAACCGTGTCACCCCGGTAGCATGGCCAGCTTCTCCTCATCGCCCCGCAAGATCCTCTCGGCGGCTTCCCTATAGCCAGCCAGGACATCTCCTTCGTCCTTTCTGAAGATGTCCTTATCCAGGCTCTCCTCGGTCTCCGCGTCCCAGAACCGGCACGTGTCGGGGCTGATCTCGTCCCCCACTATGACTTCTCCGTCCGAGTTCACTCCGAACTCGAGCTTGAAATCCACAAGGATGATGTCGCGATCCTCCAGGAACTTGGAGAGTACTTCGTTCACCTGCAGAGTCATCTCCCGCATGCGTTCTACTTCTTCTTCCGTAGCTAAACCCAGCGCTC
Above is a window of Methanopyrus sp. SNP6 DNA encoding:
- the trpB gene encoding tryptophan synthase subunit beta; amino-acid sequence: MGRYVDRYPDENGYFGEYGGRFVPETLMPALEELEDAFKEAREDPEFWEELDELWRKYAGRPTPLYYARNLSRKLGVKVYLKREDLVHGGAHKLNNTLGQALLADRMGKNRIIAETGAGQHGLATAMAGAALGKKVEIYMGAIDVERQKHNVFRIELMGAKVHPVKAGTQTLKDAINEALRDWITNLETTHYLLGSVVGPHPYPWIVREFQRVIGRETRDQIMELEGGLPDAIVACTGGGSNSIGIFYDFLDDEEVALYAVEAGGKGLDTDEHSASLCAGEVGVLHGCLTKVLQDEHGQIRPTHSVAPGLDYPGVGPELAFLVDEGRVTADAVTDEEALRGFVILNETEGILPALESAHAIYYVKKLVEKGELDRGDVVVVNLSGRGDKDVRIAAKELGVEI
- a CDS encoding V4R domain-containing protein; protein product: MDELIKDLEEGAGEKGEFLAEIVYERADSLEEMLELLEDMGMEGIKVDFAGDKEDPEEIVITVETTVTVEFYEENPEVKEEMEFTEPACELEQALFRKLAELKYGKSMEIEETKCQLVGDDVCEFRITPKG
- a CDS encoding dihydroneopterin aldolase family protein yields the protein MKYFKRLSDRERAIFEAGITLGAIYHQFCGTPVSPGTAEEVAKCIEHAALLQPCVIDARVEVDVSSEDTDNYGGYTEVSGRNLRVTIVTRCGEWEAVGKLEFIEELNYPLMWVEKVRRVEQ
- a CDS encoding adenylyltransferase/cytidyltransferase family protein, with amino-acid sequence MTVIGIAADFDPPHLGHAYLLDRARDFGDEVVVFLNADYTAHHTPPLLPYRLRREVVLELGADEVIPVRGYHQRFPLAYTVPVRVRLMAEEGVDIILDAGPSRDLDRLREHVERVLEVGDLFSIPPNVPDRNVVRWLAAVEYVNRELGTDVELLLVPELEEYSGRKIRAALRRSGYSPDSLGKVRRYLPRETFKKLERYLRERTPPIAQRKELLDVLNRAPSYELCSIAHLNTIAVREILRGRPFRSERQIWGALRRADYGSVLTRLALANTECRVTSGEIARIALSWCVERLVPENQSPDSMYRRDWFVAALSSRGIKARDADQLYRRANSYGEARRLARRRYGVDPGVPRFETFIGEARVSDGEYSPAISSNGRLGVVEGGFQELRATAFGATLLRYVLDDPFVDAVIRVEDEEARLIVFPGDLS
- a CDS encoding TIGR04013 family B12-binding domain/radical SAM domain-containing protein; the encoded protein is MRRIWFYLSSKNKYSLAHVLGAVETCAPELIPYIEVSRNPNPKPGDVVVFSFNTFMAPEVFEMVERFHDDVVKLAGGPHPSARPDQCLDHGFDIVLIGEGEKVVPEILRELVRGKEPEERPGVYLGEGKPQPAPRVGDLDSFPPYSEGFRIFCPLEITRGCPWGCAFCQVTRLFGSKPRHRSVEDVVRWVRRGVERYGHTFVRFVAPDALAYGSPDGVRLKPDRIERLLRSLRSVEGLEKVFFGSFPSELRPDSIAKEDAIELIAHYADNERVNIGAQSGSERVLKRIKRGHTVEDVEVAVEKALEVGLKPVVDFIFGLPGETEEDQLASVELARWVIKRGGEVRLHYFMPLPKTPLEKEEPAPLSSKIRRILGRWTQEGKAEGAWGHQMRLSRIAMKVVGE
- the purQ gene encoding phosphoribosylformylglycinamidine synthase I, whose product is MVRVAIIRFPGTNCDLEMAWAVKLASGDPEFVWHEDGGLESFDAVIIPGGFTYGDYIRAGAIAALSPILEEIRECVEEGLPVLGVCNGMQILAEAELIPGTLTVNVGNRFICDWVYLRVERTNTPFTTKYEEGEVIRVPIAHAEGRYYYENPEEIEDNVVFRFCGPDGDVSEEYNPNGSVGCIAGVVNDDGNVIGMMPHPERAAHSLLNSDDGLRLFESLVEWCRS
- the purS gene encoding phosphoribosylformylglycinamidine synthase subunit PurS; the protein is MTRLVTVEVRVSLKPKALDPEGETVKRALHRLGYEEVEDVRTAKIYRIELDIDDEKKAIEIADEMCRRLLANPVVEDYEIETVE